In Rhodothermus marinus DSM 4252, a single genomic region encodes these proteins:
- a CDS encoding S41 family peptidase: protein MGSLLVLLLALLTFNPRPFPRYPAIDPSGQQIVFSYQGDLWLVPVTGGMAQRLTVHPAYEAYPRWSPDGRRIAFTSDRYGHDDLFVMELFGSPPRRLTYHSADDILTDWTRDGRLLFQTRRLFVQVEREAEIHAIPDTGGTPVRILDATGFQATLSPDGRFLAFERGSNATWRQGYRGSADRDLWLFDLQNHTFRRLTDFDGNDYLPAWAGPRTLLFISERDGTYNLYRLPLNEDGTPQGAPEQLTHFEGDGVRYFTVSADGRTIAFERQTDLYVLTLPEGTPRRLEIQIPYDERFDPVERRTFTSEATEYALSPDGRYVAFVVRGELFLRRNDPDDNRTVRLTRHPWRDREPAWLNDSTLVFVSDRAGQYDLYLLRAADAGTSDLFESLTHTVVRLTDTPEDEREPVVAPDGRHLVFRRGRGTLLLARIEGDRLRITRTLLDGWATPEDVAWSPDSRWIAYSLPDLDFNTEVYIQPIDGSHPPINVSQHPRPDTHPVWSPDGSKLAFLSPRSSGDVDVWFAWLRRADWERTEEEWEALEKQSDRKRRDTLTGPIQIDLERIHERLRRVTALPGNEAELAVSKDGETFYFVANRGGRTQDYEAEVDLYRIRWDGSELKRLTENDTDPRQVRLSRDGKYLFFLRPSGQLVRLNPENGRQETLRFEARMEIDYREERRQIFEEAWRTLAQGFYDPQFHGVDWRTLHDKYLPWALQASTNRDFRDVFSWMLGELNASHLGISGPDRAETQRERTGLLGVEVEPVPGGVRIRHVVPRSPADREESRLHVGEVITAVDGTPVAEVDNFYRLLVDKVDARVRLTVRAPDGRTRTVIIRPVGSLNEALYEEWVATRRALTERYSNGRLGYIHVQGMNWPSFERFERELVASGQGKEGLIIDVRYNGGGWTTDYLLTVLTVRRHAYTIPRGAAERLDLPDRRAFRAHYPFGERLPFAAWTKPVAALCNQNSFSNAEIFSHAFKNLGLGPLIGVPTFGAVISTGGVGLIDGSFVRLPFRGWFVYADDTNMENGPAVPDIIVEEAPDSKARGEDPQLRAAVEALLARIDARNTEETH, encoded by the coding sequence ATGGGAAGCCTGCTCGTTCTCCTGCTCGCGCTGCTGACGTTCAATCCTCGACCGTTTCCTCGCTACCCTGCCATTGATCCATCCGGACAACAGATCGTCTTTTCCTATCAGGGTGATCTGTGGCTGGTCCCGGTCACCGGCGGCATGGCCCAGCGCCTGACCGTCCACCCGGCCTATGAGGCCTACCCGCGCTGGAGTCCGGACGGCCGCCGCATTGCCTTCACCAGCGATCGCTACGGCCACGACGACCTGTTCGTCATGGAACTGTTCGGCAGCCCCCCGCGCCGCCTCACCTACCATTCGGCCGACGACATCCTGACCGACTGGACACGCGACGGCCGTCTGCTTTTCCAGACGCGACGCCTGTTCGTCCAGGTCGAGCGTGAGGCCGAAATCCACGCCATCCCCGACACCGGCGGCACGCCGGTGCGCATTCTCGACGCCACGGGCTTTCAGGCCACGCTCTCGCCGGACGGCCGCTTTCTGGCCTTCGAGCGCGGCTCCAACGCCACCTGGCGCCAGGGCTACCGCGGTTCGGCCGACCGCGACCTCTGGCTCTTCGATCTGCAGAACCACACTTTCCGTCGCCTGACCGACTTCGACGGCAACGATTACCTGCCGGCCTGGGCCGGTCCGCGTACGCTCCTGTTCATCAGCGAACGCGACGGCACCTACAACCTGTACCGCCTGCCTCTGAACGAAGACGGCACGCCGCAGGGCGCTCCGGAGCAACTCACGCACTTTGAGGGGGACGGTGTCCGCTACTTCACGGTCAGCGCCGACGGCCGGACCATTGCCTTCGAGCGCCAGACCGACCTCTACGTGCTCACGCTTCCCGAGGGCACCCCGCGCCGCCTGGAGATTCAGATTCCCTACGACGAGCGCTTCGATCCGGTGGAACGCCGCACCTTCACGTCCGAGGCCACCGAATATGCGCTCTCACCCGACGGCCGGTACGTCGCCTTTGTCGTCCGCGGCGAGCTGTTCCTGCGCCGTAACGATCCCGACGACAACCGCACGGTGCGCCTGACACGCCACCCGTGGCGCGACCGGGAGCCCGCCTGGCTCAATGACTCGACGCTCGTGTTCGTCTCGGACCGCGCCGGCCAGTACGATCTGTACCTGCTGCGGGCGGCCGACGCGGGGACTTCCGACCTGTTCGAAAGCCTCACGCACACCGTCGTGCGCCTGACCGACACGCCGGAGGACGAGCGCGAACCGGTCGTTGCGCCGGACGGTCGCCATCTCGTGTTCCGCCGGGGGCGCGGCACACTGCTGCTGGCCCGCATCGAAGGCGATCGCCTTCGGATCACGCGCACACTGCTCGACGGCTGGGCCACGCCTGAAGACGTTGCCTGGAGTCCCGACAGCCGCTGGATCGCCTACAGCCTGCCCGACCTTGACTTCAACACGGAGGTCTACATTCAGCCCATCGACGGAAGCCATCCGCCCATCAACGTCAGCCAGCATCCCAGGCCCGACACGCACCCGGTCTGGAGTCCCGACGGCTCCAAGCTTGCCTTTCTGTCGCCGCGCAGCTCCGGCGACGTGGACGTGTGGTTCGCCTGGCTGCGCCGGGCCGACTGGGAGCGCACCGAAGAGGAATGGGAGGCCCTCGAAAAGCAATCCGACCGTAAGCGCCGCGATACGCTCACCGGTCCCATTCAGATCGACCTGGAACGCATCCACGAGCGGCTGCGCCGCGTGACCGCCCTGCCCGGGAACGAGGCCGAACTGGCCGTCTCGAAAGACGGCGAAACCTTCTACTTCGTGGCCAACCGGGGCGGCCGCACGCAGGACTACGAGGCCGAAGTGGACCTCTACCGCATCCGCTGGGACGGCTCCGAACTGAAGCGCCTCACCGAGAACGACACGGATCCCCGCCAGGTGCGGCTCAGCCGCGATGGCAAGTACCTGTTCTTCCTGCGGCCTTCGGGTCAGCTCGTGCGGCTCAACCCGGAGAACGGCCGCCAGGAAACGCTGCGCTTTGAAGCGCGCATGGAAATCGACTACCGCGAGGAGCGTCGCCAGATCTTCGAGGAAGCCTGGCGCACGCTGGCGCAGGGCTTCTACGACCCGCAGTTCCACGGCGTCGACTGGCGAACGCTCCACGACAAATACCTGCCCTGGGCGCTACAGGCTTCGACGAACCGGGACTTCCGCGACGTCTTCTCCTGGATGCTCGGCGAGCTAAACGCCAGCCACCTGGGCATTTCCGGTCCCGATCGGGCCGAGACGCAGCGCGAACGTACCGGCCTGCTGGGCGTGGAGGTCGAGCCCGTGCCGGGCGGCGTACGCATCCGGCATGTGGTGCCACGTTCGCCGGCAGACCGCGAGGAAAGCCGCCTGCATGTGGGCGAAGTAATTACGGCCGTCGACGGCACACCCGTAGCCGAAGTGGACAACTTCTACCGCCTGCTGGTCGATAAAGTGGACGCGCGTGTGCGGCTGACGGTGCGTGCGCCGGACGGCCGGACCCGCACCGTGATCATTCGTCCGGTCGGCTCCCTGAACGAAGCGCTCTACGAAGAATGGGTGGCCACACGGCGTGCGCTGACCGAACGCTACAGCAACGGCCGCCTGGGCTACATCCACGTGCAGGGCATGAACTGGCCCAGCTTCGAGCGCTTCGAGCGCGAACTGGTGGCCAGCGGCCAGGGCAAAGAAGGGTTGATCATCGACGTGCGCTATAACGGCGGCGGCTGGACGACCGACTACCTGCTGACGGTGCTGACCGTTCGTCGCCACGCCTATACGATTCCGCGTGGGGCCGCCGAGCGGCTGGATCTGCCCGATCGCCGCGCCTTTCGCGCCCATTACCCCTTCGGCGAGCGGCTGCCCTTTGCGGCCTGGACGAAACCCGTGGCCGCCCTCTGCAACCAGAACAGTTTTTCCAACGCCGAGATCTTTTCGCACGCCTTTAAGAACCTGGGGCTGGGGCCGCTGATAGGCGTGCCCACCTTCGGCGCAGTCATCTCGACCGGCGGTGTGGGACTCATCGACGGATCGTTCGTTCGCCTGCCGTTCCGCGGCTGGTTCGTTTACGCCGACGACACGAACATGGAGAACGGTCCGGCCGTACCCGACATCATCGTCGAGGAAGCACCCGACAGCAAAGCGCGGGGAGAGGATCCCCAGCTCCGGGCGGCCGTCGAAGCACTGCTGGCCCGTATCGACGCCCGAAACACCGAGGAAACCCACTAA
- the purQ gene encoding phosphoribosylformylglycinamidine synthase subunit PurQ yields MAVRFGILVFPGSNCDHDAYHAVKHVAGQEARFIWHKETKLGDVDVVIVPGGFSYGDYLRPGAIARFSPIMQDVIRFAREGGPVIGICNGFQVLCESGLLPGVLLRNASLRFICKYVHVRVEQTDTPFTNALQPGQVLRIPIAHGEGNYFAPKEVLERLEANGQVVFRYCEPDGRITEAANPNGSAHNIAGIVNEQRNVLGMMPHPERCVEALLGSEDGLGIFRSLIRHVAGVSV; encoded by the coding sequence ATGGCCGTTCGGTTTGGCATTCTGGTATTTCCGGGCTCCAACTGCGACCACGACGCCTACCATGCCGTCAAGCACGTGGCCGGGCAGGAGGCCCGTTTCATCTGGCACAAGGAGACGAAGCTGGGGGATGTGGACGTGGTGATCGTGCCCGGCGGCTTCTCGTATGGCGACTACCTGCGGCCGGGCGCCATTGCCCGCTTTTCGCCGATCATGCAGGACGTGATCCGCTTTGCCCGCGAGGGGGGACCGGTCATCGGCATCTGCAACGGATTTCAGGTGCTCTGCGAAAGCGGCCTGTTGCCCGGCGTGCTGTTGCGCAACGCGTCGCTGCGCTTCATCTGCAAGTACGTGCACGTCCGCGTGGAGCAGACCGACACGCCCTTCACGAACGCGCTGCAGCCCGGCCAGGTGCTGCGCATTCCGATCGCGCACGGCGAGGGTAACTACTTCGCTCCGAAGGAGGTGCTCGAACGCCTGGAGGCGAACGGCCAGGTGGTGTTCCGCTACTGCGAGCCGGACGGGCGCATCACCGAGGCGGCCAACCCCAACGGCTCGGCGCACAACATCGCCGGGATCGTGAACGAGCAGCGGAATGTGCTCGGCATGATGCCGCATCCGGAGCGCTGCGTGGAGGCGCTGCTGGGCAGCGAGGACGGACTGGGCATCTTTCGGTCGCTCATCCGGCACGTGGCGGGCGTTTCGGTCTGA
- a CDS encoding TIGR01548 family HAD-type hydrolase: MPSRIKLVLFDMDGVLVDVSRSYRRAIEETVEHFTGRKITPATIQRYKNAGGFNDDWKLTHTIILDIGMQVPFSRVMQEFQRRYRGEHWDGFIAQEPPLVQTQTLQHLRQQGYLMGIVTGRPEAEARWTIERFGWQPYFPLLVAMEHQDGRGKPDPYPIQRALAMLEAVGMPITPSEAVYVGDSVDDMIAAQAAGVLPVGVIPPYLDAEAHGALLRERGARYLLNRTDELPELLAELEAASVRRAS; the protein is encoded by the coding sequence ATGCCCTCGCGAATCAAACTCGTCCTGTTCGATATGGACGGCGTGCTGGTGGACGTGTCGCGCTCCTACCGGCGCGCCATCGAAGAGACGGTCGAGCACTTTACGGGACGCAAAATCACGCCGGCCACCATCCAGCGCTACAAAAACGCCGGCGGCTTCAACGACGACTGGAAGCTGACGCACACGATCATCCTCGACATCGGCATGCAGGTGCCCTTCAGCCGCGTGATGCAGGAGTTCCAGCGACGCTACCGGGGCGAGCACTGGGACGGCTTCATTGCTCAGGAACCGCCGCTGGTGCAGACGCAGACGCTCCAGCACCTGCGCCAGCAGGGTTACCTGATGGGGATCGTCACGGGCCGCCCCGAAGCCGAGGCGCGCTGGACGATCGAACGCTTCGGCTGGCAACCCTACTTTCCGCTGCTGGTGGCCATGGAGCACCAGGACGGCCGGGGCAAGCCCGATCCGTACCCGATTCAGCGAGCACTGGCCATGCTGGAGGCCGTCGGCATGCCGATCACGCCCTCCGAAGCCGTCTACGTGGGCGATTCGGTGGACGACATGATCGCCGCCCAGGCGGCCGGCGTTCTGCCCGTCGGCGTCATCCCGCCCTATCTGGACGCCGAAGCGCACGGGGCCCTGCTACGCGAGCGCGGCGCCCGCTATCTGCTGAACCGCACCGACGAGTTGCCTGAGCTGCTGGCCGAGCTGGAGGCGGCTTCCGTGCGCCGCGCCTCCTGA
- a CDS encoding bifunctional folylpolyglutamate synthase/dihydrofolate synthase → MDALNYLLSLPRFTDQGRAAYRPGLERMGALLAAMGAPHRAYPCVHIAGTNGKGSTASLLAAIARAAGYRVGLHTSPHLWHVGERMRIDGIPAPTTWLEKAVARCRPLFEQVQPSFFEATVALSFLYFAEQQVDLAVVEVGLGGRLDATNVVQPRLAVITSIGLDHTDILGETIEAITREKAGIIKPGVPVLTGVTQPEALAVIRETAARQQAPLHYLWEEVHLEQVAPETVFMRLTARTPARRYEDLEVGLPGRHQAANALLAIRAAELVLPEVLDDPRPIRQGLRDVRQLSGLRGRFDVLQTRPLVVADVAHNPDGLAAVLTTIDALHPPGTGRRYAIWSALRDKDAPTMAGQLVQAGFSVYVAALESPRAWSAVELVAMVQQVGGQVPGVGTVASGWQLLQKRLQADDVLLITGSHQVVAALPPVLWQSASVAGVGWCG, encoded by the coding sequence ATGGACGCGCTGAACTATCTGCTCTCGCTACCCCGGTTTACGGATCAGGGGCGCGCGGCATACCGGCCGGGGCTGGAGCGCATGGGGGCGCTGCTGGCGGCCATGGGCGCGCCGCATCGGGCCTACCCGTGCGTGCACATCGCCGGCACGAACGGCAAGGGATCGACGGCCTCGCTGCTGGCGGCCATCGCCCGGGCGGCCGGCTACCGGGTCGGGCTGCACACCTCGCCGCACCTCTGGCACGTCGGCGAGCGCATGCGCATCGACGGCATCCCGGCGCCCACGACGTGGCTGGAGAAGGCCGTGGCCCGCTGTCGCCCGCTTTTCGAGCAGGTGCAGCCCAGTTTTTTTGAGGCCACGGTGGCGCTCAGCTTTCTGTACTTTGCCGAGCAGCAGGTCGATCTGGCCGTGGTGGAAGTCGGACTCGGCGGACGGCTCGACGCCACGAACGTCGTGCAGCCCCGCCTGGCCGTGATCACGTCGATCGGGCTGGATCACACGGACATCCTGGGCGAGACGATCGAGGCGATCACACGCGAAAAGGCCGGTATCATCAAGCCGGGCGTGCCCGTACTCACGGGCGTCACGCAACCCGAGGCGCTGGCCGTCATTCGCGAAACCGCCGCCCGTCAGCAGGCTCCGCTGCACTACCTCTGGGAAGAAGTGCACCTGGAGCAGGTGGCGCCGGAGACGGTCTTCATGCGGCTGACGGCTCGAACCCCGGCGCGTCGTTACGAAGACCTGGAGGTAGGACTGCCTGGCCGGCACCAGGCCGCCAACGCCCTGCTGGCAATCCGGGCGGCCGAACTGGTGTTGCCCGAGGTACTGGACGATCCCCGGCCGATCCGCCAGGGTCTGCGCGACGTCCGGCAACTGAGCGGCCTGCGCGGCCGGTTCGACGTGCTGCAGACCCGACCGCTGGTCGTGGCCGATGTGGCGCACAATCCGGACGGCCTGGCGGCCGTGCTGACCACCATCGACGCGCTGCATCCGCCCGGCACCGGCCGCCGGTATGCGATCTGGAGCGCCCTGCGCGACAAAGACGCCCCCACGATGGCCGGACAACTGGTCCAGGCCGGCTTTTCCGTCTATGTCGCCGCCCTCGAAAGCCCACGCGCCTGGTCGGCCGTCGAGCTGGTTGCGATGGTGCAGCAGGTCGGCGGTCAGGTGCCGGGTGTCGGAACCGTCGCTTCCGGCTGGCAGTTACTGCAAAAGCGGCTACAGGCAGACGATGTGCTGTTGATCACAGGCTCGCATCAGGTGGTGGCCGCTCTTCCACCGGTGCTCTGGCAAAGCGCCTCAGTTGCAGGCGTCGGTTGGTGCGGATAG
- a CDS encoding YceI family protein gives MRAFRLLLVPALIALAGFWQPTEAPTREVLNWTIDKAHSSIGFRVRHLGISFVNGVFEDYDATLQFDPNDLSTLKATATIRVASINTGIERRDNHLRSPDFFDAEKYPEIRFVSKEVRNIQGNKFQLVGDLTIKDVTKEVVLDVEFLGTAQGMQGELRAAFTARGTIDRFDYGLQWNRLTEAGGVVVGREVTLLIDIEAVQEGA, from the coding sequence ATGCGTGCTTTTCGTTTACTCCTGGTGCCGGCGCTGATCGCGCTGGCCGGCTTCTGGCAGCCGACCGAGGCGCCCACCCGTGAGGTTCTTAACTGGACGATCGACAAGGCGCACAGCTCGATCGGTTTCCGGGTGCGTCACCTGGGCATCAGCTTCGTGAACGGCGTCTTCGAGGACTACGACGCCACGTTGCAGTTCGACCCGAACGACCTGAGCACCCTGAAGGCGACCGCCACCATTCGCGTGGCCAGCATCAACACGGGCATCGAGCGGCGCGACAATCACCTGCGCTCGCCCGATTTCTTCGACGCCGAGAAGTACCCGGAGATCCGCTTCGTCAGCAAGGAGGTGCGCAACATTCAGGGCAACAAGTTCCAGCTCGTGGGCGATCTGACGATCAAGGATGTGACGAAAGAGGTGGTGCTGGACGTGGAATTTCTGGGGACGGCTCAGGGCATGCAGGGTGAGCTGCGGGCGGCTTTCACGGCCCGCGGGACGATTGATCGCTTCGACTACGGCCTGCAGTGGAATCGGCTTACCGAGGCCGGTGGTGTGGTGGTGGGCCGCGAAGTGACGCTGCTGATCGACATCGAAGCCGTGCAGGAAGGCGCCTGA
- a CDS encoding MgtC/SapB family protein, which produces MEMETPTTFAALALRLGVALAIGLMVGLQREFAHRHEQNARAGLFAGARTFTLISLLGATSGLAADLLQAPFVVLLTLAAVGALLTVAHYIGAQRGDIGLTTEMAGLLTFLIGLLCYLDRLVLAAALGVGLTWLLTLKPQTRLLAERISREDVYATLKFGLITVVLLPLLPDRSYGPPPFDVLVPREIWLMVVFISAISFLGYVLTQVLGARRGLGLTGLLGGLASSTALTLSMARRSHEWPRLASTVAASILLAWAAMVVRLALILAVLSPALLEATALPLGASLLLGAAYGVFLYRHRLPRPSDAETPLKNPFELKPALLFGLLYALILLLANTARLYLGASGVYASSLIGGAADSDAVVLSVAQLTRTGTGLPLEIAARSVILATVANTVVKAGLVWTLGAPALRRPILIGLLAYTLPALLLVWLV; this is translated from the coding sequence ATGGAAATGGAAACCCCCACAACGTTTGCCGCGCTGGCGCTTCGGCTGGGTGTGGCGCTGGCCATCGGCCTGATGGTGGGGCTGCAGCGCGAGTTCGCCCACCGACACGAGCAGAACGCCCGCGCCGGGCTGTTTGCCGGCGCCCGCACTTTCACGCTCATCAGCCTGCTGGGCGCCACCTCCGGGCTGGCGGCCGATCTGCTGCAGGCTCCCTTCGTGGTGCTGCTCACGCTGGCGGCCGTGGGCGCGCTGCTGACCGTGGCCCACTACATCGGGGCCCAGCGCGGCGACATCGGCCTGACCACCGAGATGGCGGGCCTGCTGACGTTCCTGATCGGCCTGCTCTGCTACCTGGACCGGCTTGTGCTGGCCGCCGCGCTGGGCGTGGGACTGACCTGGCTGCTCACGCTCAAGCCGCAGACGCGCCTGCTGGCCGAGCGCATCTCGCGCGAGGACGTTTACGCCACGCTAAAGTTCGGTCTGATCACGGTGGTGCTGCTGCCGCTGCTGCCCGACCGCAGTTACGGCCCGCCGCCGTTCGACGTGCTCGTGCCGCGCGAGATCTGGCTGATGGTCGTGTTCATCTCGGCCATCAGCTTTCTGGGCTACGTGCTCACGCAGGTGCTCGGCGCCCGTCGCGGACTCGGCCTGACCGGCCTGCTGGGCGGACTGGCCTCCAGTACGGCGCTGACGCTCAGCATGGCCCGCCGCAGCCACGAATGGCCCCGCCTGGCCTCCACCGTGGCCGCCTCCATCCTGCTGGCCTGGGCCGCCATGGTCGTGCGTCTGGCGCTCATTCTGGCCGTGCTTTCTCCCGCCCTGCTTGAAGCGACAGCCCTGCCGCTGGGCGCCTCGCTGTTGCTCGGCGCCGCCTACGGCGTCTTCCTGTATCGCCACCGGCTACCCCGCCCTTCCGATGCCGAAACCCCGCTGAAGAACCCATTCGAACTGAAGCCCGCGCTGCTTTTCGGCCTGCTCTACGCCCTCATTCTGCTGCTGGCCAACACGGCCCGGCTCTACCTGGGCGCCTCGGGAGTGTACGCCTCGAGCCTGATCGGCGGGGCCGCCGATAGCGACGCCGTGGTGCTCTCGGTGGCCCAGCTCACACGCACCGGGACCGGCCTGCCGCTCGAGATTGCCGCCCGCTCCGTGATCCTGGCCACCGTCGCCAACACGGTCGTCAAGGCCGGACTGGTCTGGACGCTCGGCGCCCCGGCCCTTCGCCGCCCGATCCTGATCGGCCTGCTGGCCTACACGCTGCCCGCGCTGCTACTGGTCTGGCTCGTGTAG
- the rho gene encoding transcription termination factor Rho: MKISELQAKKISELRELARELGLTGYSTLRKQDLIYRILEAQAEAEAGRPNGAARRAATTQESTDVAPKEEVAEAVSEDAGDETVEAEAPAAETQAEATREDRRAWRERRGRRGRVDMRYADWDERRRRVYEGRPAYMANYDPGKTELEGMIIKSGVLEIMPDGYGFLRSPDYNYLPGPDDIYVSPSQIKRFSLRLGDTIEGLVRPPKEGERFFALIQVHKVNGRPPEEMEERQSFDYLTPLYPTEQIRLETSPNEYSTRILDLFAPIGKGQRGLIVAPPKTGKTILLQKIANAITTNHPEIYLIILLVDERPEEVTDMERNVKAEVISSTFDQDPERHVEVADIVLEKAKRLVEAKQDVVILLDSITRLARAHNAVTPSTGKTLSGGIEAGALRGPKRFFGAARNVEEGGSLTIIGTALIETGSRMDEVIFEEFKGTGNMELVLDRQLADRRIFPAIHLIKSGTRREELLIPEAKLHRIWLLRKILADMDPVEAMIFLLEKMRGTRSNDEFLVTMNS, encoded by the coding sequence ATGAAGATCTCCGAACTTCAGGCCAAGAAAATCAGCGAACTGCGCGAGCTGGCCCGCGAACTGGGCCTCACGGGATACTCGACGCTGCGCAAGCAGGATCTGATCTATCGCATTCTGGAGGCCCAGGCGGAAGCAGAGGCCGGACGCCCGAACGGAGCGGCTCGCCGGGCCGCCACGACGCAGGAATCCACCGACGTGGCCCCGAAGGAAGAAGTGGCCGAAGCGGTGAGCGAGGACGCCGGTGACGAAACCGTCGAGGCCGAAGCTCCGGCGGCGGAAACGCAGGCCGAAGCCACCCGCGAAGATCGGCGCGCCTGGCGCGAGCGTCGGGGTCGGCGCGGACGCGTCGACATGCGCTATGCCGACTGGGACGAGCGCCGACGCCGCGTCTATGAGGGACGTCCCGCCTACATGGCCAATTACGACCCCGGCAAGACCGAACTGGAGGGCATGATCATCAAAAGCGGCGTGCTGGAGATCATGCCCGACGGTTACGGCTTCCTCCGCTCGCCCGATTACAACTACCTGCCCGGTCCCGACGACATCTACGTATCGCCCTCGCAGATCAAGCGCTTCAGCCTGCGCCTGGGCGACACGATCGAGGGGCTGGTGCGGCCGCCCAAAGAAGGCGAGCGCTTCTTCGCGTTGATTCAGGTGCACAAGGTCAACGGCCGGCCGCCCGAGGAAATGGAAGAGCGGCAGAGCTTCGACTACCTCACGCCGCTCTATCCGACCGAGCAGATCCGGCTGGAGACTTCGCCCAACGAATACAGCACGCGCATTCTGGACCTGTTTGCGCCGATCGGGAAAGGCCAGCGCGGGCTGATCGTGGCCCCGCCCAAGACGGGCAAGACCATCCTGCTGCAGAAAATCGCCAACGCCATCACGACGAACCACCCGGAGATCTACCTGATCATCCTGCTGGTGGACGAGCGGCCCGAGGAGGTCACCGACATGGAGCGAAACGTCAAGGCCGAGGTGATCTCCTCGACGTTCGACCAGGATCCGGAGCGACACGTCGAGGTGGCCGACATCGTGCTGGAGAAGGCCAAGCGGCTGGTCGAGGCCAAGCAGGACGTGGTGATCCTGCTCGACTCGATCACGCGCCTGGCCCGCGCGCACAACGCGGTCACGCCCAGCACCGGCAAGACGCTCTCGGGTGGTATCGAGGCCGGCGCGCTGCGCGGTCCCAAGCGGTTCTTCGGCGCAGCCCGTAACGTCGAAGAAGGCGGCTCGCTGACGATCATCGGCACGGCGCTGATCGAGACCGGCAGCCGCATGGACGAAGTGATCTTCGAAGAATTCAAGGGAACCGGCAACATGGAGCTGGTGCTCGACCGGCAGCTGGCCGACCGGCGCATTTTCCCGGCCATTCACCTGATCAAGTCGGGCACGCGCCGCGAAGAGCTGCTCATTCCCGAGGCCAAGCTGCATCGCATCTGGCTCCTGCGCAAGATTCTGGCCGACATGGATCCGGTCGAGGCCATGATCTTCCTGCTGGAGAAGATGCGGGGCACACGGAGCAACGACGAGTTCCTGGTTACGATGAACTCCTGA